One window of Fusobacterium sp. FSA-380-WT-3A genomic DNA carries:
- a CDS encoding GNAT family N-acetyltransferase yields the protein MEVIIRKVQIEDLDSVTKIESICFPKAEAATYDSFLYRIKTFPDSFYVATIDKKIIGFINGCVTDSNVIIDELYEANGGHNPLGKNQTVFGLDVLPKYQHKGIACKLMRHLMEEAKKSNREKMVLTCKENLIGFYEQFGYKNMGISDSTHGGVVWYDMIADL from the coding sequence ATGGAAGTTATAATTAGAAAAGTACAAATTGAAGATTTAGATTCTGTTACAAAAATAGAAAGTATTTGTTTCCCAAAAGCTGAAGCAGCTACTTATGATTCTTTTTTATATAGAATAAAAACTTTTCCAGATAGTTTTTATGTGGCTACTATTGATAAAAAAATTATTGGTTTTATAAATGGCTGTGTTACCGACAGTAATGTAATTATAGATGAATTATATGAGGCTAATGGTGGACATAATCCTTTAGGAAAAAATCAAACTGTTTTTGGTTTAGATGTATTACCAAAATATCAACATAAAGGTATAGCTTGTAAATTAATGAGACATTTAATGGAAGAAGCTAAAAAATCTAATCGTGAAAAAATGGTTTTAACTTGTAAGGAAAATTTAATTGGTTTTTATGAGCAATTTGGATATAAAAATATGGGAATATCTGATTCTACTCATGGGGGAGTAGTTTGGTAT